Within the Rhodospirillaceae bacterium genome, the region GCCGCACTAATTGCCTTAATAATGCTTGGGCGTTCTTCAGTCTTCAACCGCTTTAACTCTGCTCCCAAGCGAGCATAACCATCAGCCGTCATCGGAACTCTTTCCATTTTAACACCTTCCAATCCCCGCCTGCCGCCCAGAAATGCTCAGTCGACCAGGACATAACTTAGTCGTAACATACCAGATGTTAAGTGTAAGATTGAAGAGCCATGACTTCAAGAGCGCCACGACATAAAGCCGAGATTCCGCTGACCGCAGCCCTACTTCCTGATATCGTTGTATAGTATGGGACACCATTTATTAATGCGGCATGACGTAGGCTAAAGCTGTCTGCTATAGATTGCGCCCCCTGTGAAGTATTAAAAATCAAATCAACTTGCCCGTCGGTGATTGCATCTACTAGGTGTGGCCTACCTTCTCGGACCTTGTTTATGGTTTTCACAGGGATACCTGTTTCCTTCAGGGCAACCGCCGTCCCCCGTGTTGCTAATAAATCAAACCCCATTCCAACTAAATCTTTGCAAAGGGGTACAATATGCCTTTTATCACTTTCGCGCACTGATACGAAAACTGTACCGCTCATAGGCAGGGTAGTACCGGCAGCAATCTGTGATTTTGCAAAAGCGCGCCCAAAATCAGTGTCTAAACCCATAACTTCACCCGTAGATTGCATTTCCGGCCCCAGCAAAACATCCACCCCAGGGAATCTACTAAATGGGAAGACAGATTCTTTAACCGCCACATGAGAAAAAGACTTCGCTCTCAGGTCAAAATGACTTACAGCCTCGCCGGCCATTACACGTGCCGCTAGTTGAGCGACCAACACTCCTGTGGCCTTTGCAATAAAAGGTATGGTTCGACTGGCGCGCGGGTTAACCTCCAGAATGTAGATCTCTGCCGAAGGTCCATCCATTTTCACTGCAAATTGTATATTCATGAGGCCGGTCACGTTAAGAGCGCCAGCTAACGCCATAGTTTGCTTACGCAATTCCTCAACAATACCAACACTCAGTGAATAGGGCGGGAGCGCACATGCGGAGTCACCCGAATGGATTCCTGCCTCCTCTATGTGCTCCATTATGCCCGCTATGTAGACATCGTTGCCATCACAAAGCGCATCCACATCAACCTCAATTGCATCTGACAAGAAGCGGTCAATAAGCACCGGAGAACCCTCCGAGGCCGCTAATGCCTCCGTAACATACCTTGTCAGCGAGGTCTTCTCGTAAACGATTTGCATTGAACGCCCCCCTAACACATAAGACGGACGAACCAAGACAGGATACCCGATCCCATCTGCTACCTGAACCGCTTCACCAACGGAGCGACAAGTCCCGCTAGCAGGTTGTTTAAGGTTGAGGTTACTGAGGACGCGCTTAAACCGCTCTCTATCTTCCGCTAAGTCTATAGCATCCGGAGGTGTGCCCAGTATCGGCAAACCAGCATCCTGGAGAGCACCTGCTAATTTTAAGGGAGTTTGCCCCCCAAACTGGACGATTACCCCTAATAGTTTTCCTTTGGACATCTCCCTCTTTGCAATTTCCAGCACATGTTCATGGGTTAATGGCTCAAAATACAAACGGTCGGAGGTATCATAATCTGTTGAAACAGTTTCTGGATTACAATTCACCATGATCGTTTCAAACCCGGCCTCACGCAAGCCGTAAGCCGCGTGGACACAACAATAATCAAATTCTATCCCCTGTCCAATTCGATTAGGACCACTGCCCAAAATCATTATTTTCTCACGAACGCTTGGTTCCGCCTCACACAAGCGATCACCAGTATTAAAAGGAGATCCATAGGTGGAGTACATATAAGAGGTTTGAGAGGCAAACTCTCCTCCACATGTGTCTACTCGTCTAAATGCAGGATAAACATCAAATTTCTGCCGGTTTGCAAATACAGCGTAAGCCTCCAAACCAGTAAGTTTGGCAAGCCGAAGATCGGAAAAACCCATTGCCTTAATTTGCCACCAATCTTCCTTTTTATCTGGCAAGCCGTTTAGTCGGATTTCCTCCTCCATAGCCACAATTTGTTCAACTTGCCCTAGAAACCAAGGGTCATAGCCCGTGGCCTGTTGAATTGTATTTAGCGATAACCCTGCCCGAAATGACTGAGCAATCAAAAGCAGTCTATCAGGGGTCGGCTTAGAGAGTTTGGACATCAAGGTAGCTGGATCCGCCTCACCCTGTTCAAAGCCAAGGAGATTGATTTCATCAAAACCAGAGAGGCCTATTTCCATAGAGCAGAGACCCTTTTGGATCGACTCAGCAAACGAACTTCCTATGGCCATTGTCTCACCAACTGACTTCATGGCAGTCGTGAGGGTGCAATCAACTTCAGGAAATTTTTCAAATGTAAACCTTGGAATTTTGGTAACCACATAATCGATGGTCGGTTCGAATGAAGCTGGGGTTACACCAGTAATATCATTCGTTATTTCATCCAGTGTGTAACCAACAGCCAATTTCGCAGCAATGCGCGCAATTGGAAAACCCGTCGCCTTGGATGCAAGCGCTGAAGACCTTGAAACTCTTGGATTCATCTCAATGACGACGAGGCGGCCACTGTTTGGATCAACTGCGAACTGTACATTTGAACCACCCGTTTCCACACCAATCTCCCGCAGAACGGCTATAGAGGCATTCCGCATAATCTGATACTCCTTATCAGTCAGCGTTAATGCCGGCGCAACAGTAATGCTATCGCCCGTGTGAACCCCCATCGGGTCTATGTTCTCTATGGAGCAAATGATAATACAATTATCGGCGGCATCCCGCATTACCTCCATTTCGTATTCCTTCCATCCTATAATGGATTCTTCAACCAGGACTTCCGAGGTGGGTGATATGTGTAATCCATGCGCAACGATCTCCTCAAACTCTTTCCGGTTGTAGGCAACTCCTCCCCCCTCTCCTCCAAGCGTAAAAGATGGCCTCATAATCGCCGGCAGCCCTATTTTCTCAAGGGCTGGAGCTATTTCCGCCTCAGTGCGAACCATCGCACTACGAGGCATTTCCAACCCGATCCGGCCCATTGCCTGCTTGAACAAATCCCTGTCCTCGGCATTTGCGATTGCATCGTAATTAGCCCCTATCATCTCCACACCAAACTTGGACAGAACACCAGATTCGGAAAGCGCGAAACCTATATTTAAGGCCGTCTGACCACCCATTGTAGACAACAATGCATCGGGCCTCTCCTCCTCAATTATCTTTGCGACAAAGTCAGGAGTTATAGGCTCGATATATGTAGCAGAGGACAGACTGGGATCAGTCATGATAGTAGCTGGATTAGAATTAACCAGAATAACCCTATAGCCTTCCTCCTTCAAAGCCTTACAAGCCTGAGCGCCCGAGTAATCAAACTCGCAAGCCTGGCCAATAATGATTGGCCCCGCTCCAACTATAAGTATGCTTTGTATATCAGTTCTTTTAGGCATCTAGTGTTCTTCATACAAAGTGCGGGCGTCAAAGCCTCGGATTGCAGATTGCTAGGTAACGCTCATGAATTGGGTAAATCTAGAAAATAAATAATGACTATCTTGGGGTCCCGGCGATGCCTCAGGATGATATTGAACAGAGAAAATAGGCCGGCCATCAACCGCGAGGCCTTCAATTGTTTTATCGAAAAGAGATATATGGGTAGGACGAATACCATTGGGCAACCCATCTTCCAAAACAACAAAACCATGATTTTGACTAGTGATCTCGACCTTTCCCGTGGCCATGTCCTTAACTGGATGATTGGCACCGCGATGACCTTGCTGCATCTTTCCAGTCTGAGCGCCTAAGGCAAGCGCCAATAATTGATGCCCAAGACAAATTCCGAAAATTGGCAAGCCCGATTTTATGAGTTCCTTGATAATCGGTACCGCTATGCCCCCAGTGGCTGCCGGATCCCCTGGACCATTGGATAAGAATACACCATCCGGATTAAGAGCCAGGATATCTCTAACCGGGGTTTCTGGTGGCACAACTGTTACAGCACAACCAGAACTCGCCAGATTCCTGAAAATATTATATTTTGCTCCATAATCTATTGCTACAACGTGATGCTTGACTTCACTTCCCTCAATGAAACCCTTCCCAAGTCCCCATAAACCTTTAGACCATCTCACAATTGAATCCGTGCCCGCCCCCGTGGCTAGATCCATTCCTTCTAATCCACTCCACTCAATGGCCATTTGTTGGCAGCGCCGCGCCTCGAACCCCAGATCCCCATAGTTCGTGATGACGCCCTTGGGGGCGCCTCCATCCCGGATGTGTAGGGTTAGCGCCCGAGTATCAATTCCGGAGACCCCAATGACCCCATTGGCACGTAGCCATTCGTCCAAGTGCACCCGTGCTCGAAAATTAGATGGGGACGTAACGTCAGTCCGGAAAAGAACCCCACAAGCCAAAGGTCGACTGGACTCATCATCTTCGTCATTTGCCCCAACATTTCCAATATGTGGGAAAGTGAAGGTAATGATTTGGCCTGCATAGGAAGGGTCTGTTATAATTTCTTGATAGCCGGTCATCGAGGTATTGAAGCACACCTCCCCGACGGCCTCTCCGAGTTTGCCAATGCCCCTACCCTCCAAGACCATGCCGTCTTCCAAGACCAACGCCCCGGTAGGTTTTGAGAACGGTCGCGCAAACTTTTCCGACATGTTTAGAAACTAACCCCTGACCGCCATCCAGATCCTCTGGCCAAGCTCAATACATTTTCCGCCAACGTACGCAGAGATACAGACCTCGTCAAGAGAGCCACCCCTTGTTTAATACTGCTATTGGAGGCCGCTATAAAATTTTCAATTATCGGTGGCTACAGAGGCCTCAAAGTTGTAGTATCCCGCACCTTCGGCAAACTCTAACCCACGGGCTTCCAACAGTTAAGTCAAAGGGCCAGGTGCACCGAGTGCTTGCCTAACATTCCTTTTTCTTCTGGATGATATTGAAAGAAATGACATGTTGCGAAACCAACTTGCTACAGACTTAAAAACAGCTATGAAGGCGAAAGATACATACGGAACTGCGACGCTGCGTTTAATACTCGCTGCCCTAAAAGACCGAGACATAGCCTCTAGGACGGACACGAATGCACCTGCGCCGTCCACCGACGAGGATGATACAGCAATCAAACAAATGCTGGCAAAAATGATTAAACAAAGACGAGAATCAATTCAGGTATATAAACAAGGCGGACGGGACGATTTGGCGGAAAGAGAGGCCGCAGAAATCCGTATTATTGAGAACTACCTGCCAACCCAGATGAGCTATGAGGAAATGGCAATAGTGGTATCCAAAACAATTGAAAAACTAGACGCCACCTGCATCAAGGACATGGGCAAGATAATGGCAAAACTCAAGGCCACCTACTCGGGACAGATGGACTTTTCACAAGCAAGTAATATAGTCAAGGAACGTCTCACCAGCACATAACGAGCTTGCCATGGGGTTCCCGCCTAGTTTCATTGACGATCTACGAACGCGAGTTTCTCTGAGCCAATTGGCTGGTAGTCGGATAACCCTTACGCAGCATGGTGTAGAATTTAAGGGCTTGTGTCCTTTCCATACTGAAAAAACCCCCTCCTTTACGATTAATGAGGAGAAAGGTTTTTTCCACTGCTTCGGATGCGAAGCGCACGGCGACATCTTTGGGTTTATTATGCAACTGGAGGGGCTATCGTTCGTAGAAGCAGTGGAGCACATAGCCAATGAGTGCGGCATAGCTATACCAGCGCAATCAGCTGATGCAGATTTGCAAAGAGCTCGCCGACGAACCTTAGTGGACATTAACGAACTCGCTACAAAATGGTTTGAAACACAGCTAAGAAGCCCGAGTGGCAAAACTGCTCGCAAGTATCTGAGCGCTCGAGGATTGGACGGCACCACAGCAAGGCATTTTCGCCTTGGGTTTTCGCCCAACACTGGAACCACCTTGTCAACTCACATGGTCGAACAAAAAGTAACACCATCTAGCTTGCTAGCCTCAGGTCTCGTAAGACAACCAGAAGATAGCAGAAAACCTTACGATTTTTTTCGTGGCCGAATAATTTTTCCCATCATTGATAAAACAAGAAAGGTAGTTGGCTTTGGTGGGCGAACACTAGGCAACGGCGAACCCAAATACATAAATTCACCAGAAACCGACGTGTTCCGGAAAGGATTAACTCTCTATAATCTGTCTAACGCCGTTGCTGCAAAAAGCAAATCGTCGACTTTGATCGTCGCAGAGGGTTACATGGATGTGATAGCGTTGCATCGTTCAGGCTTCACTCGCTCCGTCGCTCCACTAGGCACCGCCCTTACGGATGAGCAAATTATCCAGCTCTGGCGGCTGTCTCCCGAACCCCTAGTTTGTTTCGATGGTGATCCAGCAGGGCGCAAGGCGGCCTACCGAGCAGCCACTCGGGCACTTCCATTGCTAAAACCCGGACACTCACTTAGTTTTGTCTTTCTTCCCAACGGACATGATCCTGACAGCCTGGTTTTAGAAAATAAGATCACGGAGTTGAAAAATTTAATCCAAAGCCCAGTCACGCTTGTTGACTTCATCTGGAATCAACTAGCACTCGAACAGCCCGTAGACACACCTGAACGACAAGCGGCATTTAGACAAAACCTTCGAAAAATTGCTCTATCTATTACCGACAGAACTGTACAACAGGGGTACTTGACGGAGTTCAAAAAACGCGTGGATCAACTATTCGCTTATAAGCCCTCATTTGTTGGAAAGAAGAAACAATTTCAAAAATGGGAGTCGTCAACACTCTTAAAAAACCATCCGCGGGGAAGAAACAAATCGGGCGACCCGGAACACCGCGAGCGCGTTCTCATTGCGACCCTCGTTGGACATCCTGAGCTCATAAAGGACGTTCGCGAAGACTTGCTAGAAATACAAATACGCAACCCAAAACTTCAAACCCTCTTAGCATCTTTACTCGACGTCTGGCGACAGGATCCAACAATAAATTACAGCAGAGCCAGAGAGGAGTTAAGCAACAAAGGGCATGGTGACACCATTGCCCTGTTGTTTGATAGAACTGGATGGAACCAGACCATCATTGAACCGAGCATTCGACCAGAATCTAACGCTGAAGCTGCGCTGCTGGCGTGGAGAGAAACTCTTGCCATTCATCGGGAAGAAACCACCCACCCAAAATCTTGACTTCATTGCCAACAATGACGTTATCATGTATTTAAGGGCGCCATTGGCGCTGGATGGGCTAAAGGGCTGGGAAATATACTCAACCCATAGGAGAATCCGCTGCTGACAGTCACGCTTGACGTTCTACCTGGAACGCTCCGCATCTTTAACTTTTGAGGTTTCAAAATTCATGTCTAAACAGCAGGTCAAAAGCGCTTCAAATGCCAAACCGGATGCCACTGACCTTCCCCTCGTCGAAAAAGCTGGGGCCGCGGTCAAAGCACTTCTGACAAAAGGCCAAGAAACTGGCTACGTCACTCTAAACGACCTCACTAAGGCGTTGCCAAGTGATCAAATTTCTTCAGAGCAAATAGAAGATATCCAAGCCACATTCAATGAGTTAGGAATCCAGATCGTAGACGACGACGATTCCGAAGAGAGTCCTACGGAAAGCTCCGAACAAAAAGAAGCTCCTCAGGAAACAGCAAAAAGTGACGACGAATTGGGCCGAACAGATGATCCCGTCCGGCTATATCTGCGTGAGATGGGCAGCGTTGAACTTCTCTCTCGAGAAGGTGAAATTGCAATAGCAAAACGCATTGAAGCAGGGCGAAACATGATGTTTGGGTCCATTTGCGAAAACCCTATCACCCTTTCAGCCATCAAAAATTGGCATAGCTCCATTGACAATGAAACAATGCTATTGAGAGAAGTAATTGATCTTGATGGAACCTTCGGAGGCCCAACCATTGGAGCAAGCGCCCCCACCTCGGCATCAGGGAATGGCCAAAGCCCAAACCCTGATTCCAGTGATAGCGAAAATAGCGACGACGATGATTCGGATGACAACGAAGGGAATGTCCCTATTTCAGCCATGGAAGAGGCTCTACGCCCAAAAATTCTAAAAGTTTTTGGGGTGATAGCCAAATCAGCGACCAAGATTTCTCGTATTCAGGTTCAGAAGTTGGAGGCGGCCCAGACCAGAGATGAAATTAGCCCCGCCACCTTGAAGCGGCATGGAAAGCTACTCCAGGAAATAAAAGATATCATGGTCAACCCTCCTGGCCTACAGAAGCGAGTCGAGCTCAATAATTTCCGGGTCGAGGAGCTTGTTGACCAATTGTATGGGCTCAACCGCCGCTTGATTGGTCTTGAGGGAAAACTTTTTCGTCTCGCCTCGAGGCATAAAATCAGCCGCGAAAGCTTCTTAAAACAATACATAGGAAACGAACTAGAGACCGGTTGGCTGAGGCGGGTTGGTCGTCTGAAAGAGAAGGGTTGGAAAGAATTTGCTAAAAGCCGCAAAGAGGACGTGAATGAAATCAGGGCCAGCATAGCGGAAATCGCGATTATATCTAGCCTAACTATCCCTGAATTCAGAAAAATAGTCTCAGCC harbors:
- a CDS encoding carbamoyl phosphate synthase small subunit encodes the protein MSEKFARPFSKPTGALVLEDGMVLEGRGIGKLGEAVGEVCFNTSMTGYQEIITDPSYAGQIITFTFPHIGNVGANDEDDESSRPLACGVLFRTDVTSPSNFRARVHLDEWLRANGVIGVSGIDTRALTLHIRDGGAPKGVITNYGDLGFEARRCQQMAIEWSGLEGMDLATGAGTDSIVRWSKGLWGLGKGFIEGSEVKHHVVAIDYGAKYNIFRNLASSGCAVTVVPPETPVRDILALNPDGVFLSNGPGDPAATGGIAVPIIKELIKSGLPIFGICLGHQLLALALGAQTGKMQQGHRGANHPVKDMATGKVEITSQNHGFVVLEDGLPNGIRPTHISLFDKTIEGLAVDGRPIFSVQYHPEASPGPQDSHYLFSRFTQFMSVT
- a CDS encoding glutamyl-tRNA amidotransferase, which gives rise to MLRNQLATDLKTAMKAKDTYGTATLRLILAALKDRDIASRTDTNAPAPSTDEDDTAIKQMLAKMIKQRRESIQVYKQGGRDDLAEREAAEIRIIENYLPTQMSYEEMAIVVSKTIEKLDATCIKDMGKIMAKLKATYSGQMDFSQASNIVKERLTST
- a CDS encoding RNA polymerase sigma factor RpoD: MSKQQVKSASNAKPDATDLPLVEKAGAAVKALLTKGQETGYVTLNDLTKALPSDQISSEQIEDIQATFNELGIQIVDDDDSEESPTESSEQKEAPQETAKSDDELGRTDDPVRLYLREMGSVELLSREGEIAIAKRIEAGRNMMFGSICENPITLSAIKNWHSSIDNETMLLREVIDLDGTFGGPTIGASAPTSASGNGQSPNPDSSDSENSDDDDSDDNEGNVPISAMEEALRPKILKVFGVIAKSATKISRIQVQKLEAAQTRDEISPATLKRHGKLLQEIKDIMVNPPGLQKRVELNNFRVEELVDQLYGLNRRLIGLEGKLFRLASRHKISRESFLKQYIGNELETGWLRRVGRLKEKGWKEFAKSRKEDVNEIRASIAEIAIISSLTIPEFRKIVSAVQKGEREATRAKKEMIEANLRLVISIAKKYTNRGLQFLDLIQEGNIGLMKAVDKFEYRRGYKFSTYATWWIRQAITRSIADQARTIRIPVHMIETINKLVRTSRQMLHEIGREPTPDELAQKLSMPLDKVRKVLKIAKEPISLETPIGDEEDSHLGDFIEDKNAIIPLDAAVHSNLRETTTRVLSSLTPREERVLRMRFGIGMNTDHTLEEVGQQFSVTRERIRQIEAKALRKLKHPSRSRKLRSFLDT
- a CDS encoding carbamoyl phosphate synthase large subunit, whose product is MPKRTDIQSILIVGAGPIIIGQACEFDYSGAQACKALKEEGYRVILVNSNPATIMTDPSLSSATYIEPITPDFVAKIIEEERPDALLSTMGGQTALNIGFALSESGVLSKFGVEMIGANYDAIANAEDRDLFKQAMGRIGLEMPRSAMVRTEAEIAPALEKIGLPAIMRPSFTLGGEGGGVAYNRKEFEEIVAHGLHISPTSEVLVEESIIGWKEYEMEVMRDAADNCIIICSIENIDPMGVHTGDSITVAPALTLTDKEYQIMRNASIAVLREIGVETGGSNVQFAVDPNSGRLVVIEMNPRVSRSSALASKATGFPIARIAAKLAVGYTLDEITNDITGVTPASFEPTIDYVVTKIPRFTFEKFPEVDCTLTTAMKSVGETMAIGSSFAESIQKGLCSMEIGLSGFDEINLLGFEQGEADPATLMSKLSKPTPDRLLLIAQSFRAGLSLNTIQQATGYDPWFLGQVEQIVAMEEEIRLNGLPDKKEDWWQIKAMGFSDLRLAKLTGLEAYAVFANRQKFDVYPAFRRVDTCGGEFASQTSYMYSTYGSPFNTGDRLCEAEPSVREKIMILGSGPNRIGQGIEFDYCCVHAAYGLREAGFETIMVNCNPETVSTDYDTSDRLYFEPLTHEHVLEIAKREMSKGKLLGVIVQFGGQTPLKLAGALQDAGLPILGTPPDAIDLAEDRERFKRVLSNLNLKQPASGTCRSVGEAVQVADGIGYPVLVRPSYVLGGRSMQIVYEKTSLTRYVTEALAASEGSPVLIDRFLSDAIEVDVDALCDGNDVYIAGIMEHIEEAGIHSGDSACALPPYSLSVGIVEELRKQTMALAGALNVTGLMNIQFAVKMDGPSAEIYILEVNPRASRTIPFIAKATGVLVAQLAARVMAGEAVSHFDLRAKSFSHVAVKESVFPFSRFPGVDVLLGPEMQSTGEVMGLDTDFGRAFAKSQIAAGTTLPMSGTVFVSVRESDKRHIVPLCKDLVGMGFDLLATRGTAVALKETGIPVKTINKVREGRPHLVDAITDGQVDLIFNTSQGAQSIADSFSLRHAALINGVPYYTTISGSRAAVSGISALCRGALEVMALQSYT
- a CDS encoding DNA primase, producing MGFPPSFIDDLRTRVSLSQLAGSRITLTQHGVEFKGLCPFHTEKTPSFTINEEKGFFHCFGCEAHGDIFGFIMQLEGLSFVEAVEHIANECGIAIPAQSADADLQRARRRTLVDINELATKWFETQLRSPSGKTARKYLSARGLDGTTARHFRLGFSPNTGTTLSTHMVEQKVTPSSLLASGLVRQPEDSRKPYDFFRGRIIFPIIDKTRKVVGFGGRTLGNGEPKYINSPETDVFRKGLTLYNLSNAVAAKSKSSTLIVAEGYMDVIALHRSGFTRSVAPLGTALTDEQIIQLWRLSPEPLVCFDGDPAGRKAAYRAATRALPLLKPGHSLSFVFLPNGHDPDSLVLENKITELKNLIQSPVTLVDFIWNQLALEQPVDTPERQAAFRQNLRKIALSITDRTVQQGYLTEFKKRVDQLFAYKPSFVGKKKQFQKWESSTLLKNHPRGRNKSGDPEHRERVLIATLVGHPELIKDVREDLLEIQIRNPKLQTLLASLLDVWRQDPTINYSRAREELSNKGHGDTIALLFDRTGWNQTIIEPSIRPESNAEAALLAWRETLAIHREETTHPKS